One part of the Phragmites australis chromosome 3, lpPhrAust1.1, whole genome shotgun sequence genome encodes these proteins:
- the LOC133911228 gene encoding uncharacterized protein LOC133911228 — protein sequence MSVATASRGMRALAVLGRCVRAPFRVLVRARDLYVSRMAACAGGGGRGGLGPVGLVAMPRCQSHGFYRSAGGSSEDDVRELIRAASRAGPPRPAGVGPRSRSVAIGSIDEDRPCEFGLEALGPRSKSCDVGPSARTARRVGVAA from the coding sequence ATGTCGGTGGCGACGGCGAGCAGGGGGATGCGCGCTCTGGCCGTGCTGGGGCGGTGCGTGCGCGCGCCGTTCCGGGTGCTCGTCCGCGCGCGGGACCTGTACGTGAGCCGGATGGCGGCCTGCGCAGGGGGCGGCGGGCGGGGAGGCCTTGGGCCGGTGGGGCTGGTCGCGATGCCGCGGTGCCAGAGCCACGGGTTCTACCGGTCGGCCGGGGGTTCAAGCGAGGACGACGTGCGGGAGCTCATCCGTGCCGCCTCGCGCGCGGGTCCGCCCAGGCCGGCCGGCGTCGGGCCGCGGAGCCGGAGCGTGGCCATCGGGAGTATCGACGAGGACCGGCCGTGCGAGTTCGGGCTGGAGGCGCTCGGGCCCAGGAGCAAGAGCTGCGACGTGGGGCCATCGGCCAGGACGGCTCGCAGAGTTGGCGTCGCCGCTTAG